Proteins from one Halovivax limisalsi genomic window:
- a CDS encoding erythromycin esterase family protein: MTENTTNTDDANDRTTEHAHTRPLSPPRLDAIREHTISFDISDPDVGIDKVESLRERLEPARVVGLGESTHGTREFFQLKHRLVRHLVTEHDVRAIALESNFAETLAIDEYVVHGTGSLDLALDGIYFWTWTVESVRDLFEWLRSFNRCRPIDDRVRVYGLDIQYTQGAVDWLVSFFEAADPGLDGPVLGALDAVGDGGIAPAQSERSDAGFDRAIETVRRVTAHVERHRETYRKRRGRRRVVRLAKQLSVLERTLRYRRAVRAWDRATAPRSATVARLLQYRDREMADTAAWVLEATDADQLAIWAHDDHVNRVLTRDRNSDISAPSMGRYLADRYGPAYVAVGFAFGRGSFQAVGPPAPSSAAATSTGAEGEHPDGDESTILRRYSLDARELGDVEAILDELGECVTVLDIRDAAADDRLAGWLGTPLDHVSIGATFDPSCVEEFIVSDCYADAFDVLCYVDRTTRALPLDGE, translated from the coding sequence ATGACCGAGAACACCACGAATACGGACGATGCGAACGATCGGACAACTGAACACGCTCACACACGACCGCTCTCTCCGCCACGACTCGACGCGATTCGCGAACACACGATCTCGTTCGATATCTCTGACCCGGACGTCGGGATCGACAAGGTGGAATCGCTTCGCGAGCGGCTAGAACCCGCTCGGGTCGTCGGTCTCGGCGAGTCGACACACGGGACGCGCGAATTCTTTCAGCTGAAACACCGCCTGGTGAGACATCTCGTCACCGAGCATGACGTCCGCGCGATCGCTCTCGAATCGAATTTCGCCGAGACGCTCGCGATCGACGAGTACGTCGTCCACGGGACGGGATCGCTCGACCTTGCTCTCGACGGGATCTACTTCTGGACGTGGACCGTCGAATCCGTCCGCGACCTGTTCGAGTGGCTGCGGTCGTTCAATCGTTGTCGCCCGATCGACGATCGTGTACGGGTTTACGGTCTTGACATCCAGTACACTCAAGGCGCCGTCGATTGGCTGGTTTCGTTCTTCGAGGCGGCTGATCCCGGTCTCGACGGACCGGTGTTGGGGGCGCTGGACGCCGTCGGCGACGGCGGAATCGCACCTGCACAGTCTGAACGGTCCGACGCCGGGTTCGATCGCGCGATCGAGACTGTCCGCCGGGTCACGGCTCACGTCGAACGGCATCGAGAGACCTATCGAAAGCGACGAGGCCGCAGGCGAGTCGTCCGCCTGGCCAAGCAACTGTCCGTCCTCGAACGCACGCTCCGGTACCGACGAGCCGTTCGGGCGTGGGATCGAGCGACCGCGCCACGGTCGGCGACCGTCGCACGGCTACTCCAGTACCGGGACCGGGAAATGGCCGACACTGCTGCGTGGGTTCTGGAAGCCACAGACGCCGACCAGCTGGCCATCTGGGCGCACGACGATCACGTGAATCGTGTCCTAACCCGTGACCGCAACTCCGATATCTCCGCCCCATCGATGGGTCGGTACCTCGCCGACCGGTATGGACCGGCGTACGTCGCCGTCGGGTTCGCCTTCGGTCGGGGCTCGTTCCAGGCCGTCGGCCCGCCAGCACCCTCGTCGGCGGCAGCGACGTCAACGGGAGCAGAAGGCGAACACCCCGACGGCGACGAATCGACCATATTGCGTCGCTATAGCCTCGATGCACGGGAGCTCGGCGACGTCGAGGCGATTCTCGACGAACTCGGTGAGTGCGTCACCGTCCTCGACATCCGCGACGCGGCGGCGGACGACCGTCTGGCCGGGTGGCTCGGTACACCGCTCGATCACGTCTCGATCGGTGCCACGTTCGACCCATCGTGCGTCGAGGAGTTCATCGTCTCGGATTGCTACGCCGACGCGTTCGACGTTCTCTGTTACGTCGACCGGACGACGCGGGCCCTGCCGCTCGACGGCGAGTGA
- a CDS encoding acyltransferase — protein MTADPSRHDRIDRHPTPGPGNSLSGWPRERNPFRVALSYAIVWLVRLSPSLKLKRWLLRRLGVTVGKRVSWGLEATPDVFWPELITLEDDALVGYDATILCHEFLQDEYRTGEVVVGERAMIGAGAIVLPGVEIGRDASVAANSLVTRDVPPGAVVAGVPARPMNGDEIHGDEAEPDERSDS, from the coding sequence GTGACCGCAGATCCCTCCCGTCACGATCGGATCGACCGCCATCCGACGCCAGGGCCCGGCAACTCGCTGTCGGGCTGGCCGCGCGAACGGAATCCGTTCCGGGTGGCGCTCTCGTACGCGATCGTCTGGCTGGTGCGGCTCTCGCCGAGTTTGAAGCTCAAACGATGGCTGCTCCGTCGGCTCGGCGTGACCGTCGGAAAACGGGTCTCCTGGGGGCTCGAAGCCACGCCGGACGTCTTCTGGCCGGAACTGATCACCCTCGAAGACGATGCGCTCGTCGGTTACGACGCCACGATCCTCTGTCACGAGTTCCTGCAGGACGAGTACCGCACCGGCGAGGTCGTCGTCGGCGAGCGCGCCATGATCGGCGCCGGCGCGATCGTCCTCCCCGGCGTCGAGATCGGCCGCGACGCGAGCGTGGCGGCGAACTCGCTCGTCACCAGAGACGTGCCGCCCGGCGCGGTCGTGGCCGGCGTCCCCGCGCGGCCGATGAACGGCGACGAGATTCACGGTGACGAGGCCGAACCCGACGAGCGGTCTGACAGCTGA
- a CDS encoding NAD(P)/FAD-dependent oxidoreductase has protein sequence MSTDVVVLGSGYAGAGAIKSLQSSLGRDASLTWISDIDYHLVLHEVHRVIRDPAVQTDITIPIGSIADETTNFVNDRVVGLDTDERVVELETEADVSYDYVLVALGSRTAFYGIPGLEAESYTLKSLDDALEIHEAVKAAGEAATRGDPAQIVIGGAGLSGIQSAGEVAEFRDEHRAPIDVHIVEAMEEIFPGNDPSIQGALRERLEDANVRIHTDDPITEATADAIHFDEGDPLEYDVLLWTGGITGQDALDGAELDNQHNRVEATSTFQTSDERVFAIGDSAIVEQNDAPAPPTAQAAWQAAEVVGTNIARAIEGRKLQSWRYEDKGTVVSVGERAVAHDVKPAFGISVPVRTFGGFPARNLKKMIAARWIADLTGWNDARKRWSAL, from the coding sequence ATGAGTACAGACGTCGTCGTACTCGGCTCTGGGTACGCCGGAGCCGGGGCGATCAAGTCGCTCCAGTCGTCGCTCGGTCGGGACGCGTCGCTCACCTGGATCTCGGATATCGACTACCACCTGGTACTGCACGAAGTCCACCGGGTCATCCGCGATCCGGCCGTCCAGACCGACATCACGATCCCGATCGGCTCGATCGCCGACGAGACGACGAACTTCGTCAACGACCGCGTCGTCGGCCTGGACACCGACGAACGCGTGGTCGAACTCGAGACCGAGGCGGACGTCTCCTACGATTACGTCCTGGTCGCGCTGGGCAGCCGGACGGCGTTCTACGGGATTCCCGGTCTCGAAGCGGAGTCGTACACGCTCAAGAGTCTCGACGACGCGCTCGAAATCCACGAGGCCGTCAAGGCGGCCGGCGAGGCGGCCACGCGAGGCGATCCGGCCCAGATCGTCATCGGCGGCGCCGGCCTCTCCGGCATCCAGTCCGCCGGCGAGGTCGCGGAGTTCCGCGACGAGCACCGCGCCCCGATCGACGTCCACATCGTCGAGGCGATGGAGGAAATCTTCCCGGGCAACGATCCGTCGATCCAGGGCGCGCTCCGCGAACGCCTCGAGGACGCCAACGTCCGGATCCACACCGACGATCCGATCACCGAGGCGACCGCGGACGCGATCCACTTCGACGAGGGCGACCCGCTCGAGTACGACGTCCTCCTCTGGACGGGCGGCATCACCGGCCAGGACGCACTCGACGGTGCGGAACTCGACAACCAGCACAACCGGGTCGAGGCGACCTCGACGTTCCAGACCTCCGACGAGCGCGTCTTCGCCATCGGGGACTCGGCGATCGTCGAACAGAACGACGCCCCGGCGCCGCCGACCGCCCAGGCCGCCTGGCAGGCCGCCGAGGTCGTCGGCACCAACATCGCTCGCGCCATCGAGGGTCGCAAGCTCCAGTCCTGGCGCTACGAGGACAAGGGCACCGTCGTCTCCGTCGGGGAGCGCGCCGTCGCCCACGACGTCAAACCCGCGTTCGGCATCAGCGTGCCTGTGCGGACGTTCGGCGGCTTCCCGGCGCGCAACCTGAAGAAGATGATCGCCGCACGCTGGATCGCCGACCTGACCGGCTGGAACGACGCGCGAAAGCGCTGGTCGGCGCTGTAG
- the rocF gene encoding arginase, translating to MNRTVRIIGAPVDFGANRRGVDMGPSAIRYAGLAAQLDAAGVESVDEGDLFVPRAEERDPEGRTDDVENAKFIDEVAAVCRQLGDRVAQTLEDGQFPLVLGGDHSISMGTMQGASRESTLGVIWFDAHADLNTPTTSPSGNVHGMPLAGALGYDEFASMEWASAANVAEESVAYVGLRSVDDRERDAITESAISAFTMADIDERGITAVVEDALEVASGGTDGLHVSLDLDWLDPAHAPGVGTPVRGGVTYREAHSALETVADHHDRHDSLRSMDVVEVNPILDESNETASVATEVVASAFGKRTL from the coding sequence ATGAACCGAACCGTGCGGATCATCGGGGCGCCGGTCGACTTCGGGGCGAACCGGCGAGGCGTCGACATGGGACCGTCGGCGATCAGGTACGCCGGGCTGGCAGCCCAGCTCGACGCCGCCGGCGTCGAATCAGTGGACGAGGGTGACCTGTTCGTCCCCCGGGCCGAGGAACGCGATCCGGAGGGGCGGACGGACGACGTCGAGAACGCGAAGTTCATCGACGAAGTGGCGGCCGTCTGCCGGCAACTCGGCGATCGCGTCGCCCAGACGCTCGAGGACGGACAGTTCCCGCTCGTCCTGGGGGGCGATCACTCGATCTCGATGGGGACGATGCAGGGTGCGTCCCGGGAGTCGACCCTCGGCGTCATCTGGTTCGACGCCCACGCGGACCTCAACACGCCGACGACATCTCCCAGCGGTAACGTCCACGGCATGCCGCTGGCCGGCGCGCTCGGGTACGACGAGTTCGCGTCGATGGAGTGGGCCAGCGCGGCGAACGTCGCCGAAGAATCGGTCGCCTACGTCGGCCTGCGCAGCGTCGACGACCGCGAACGCGACGCGATCACCGAGAGCGCCATTTCGGCGTTCACGATGGCCGATATCGACGAGCGCGGGATCACGGCCGTCGTGGAAGACGCGCTCGAGGTGGCGAGCGGCGGGACCGACGGCCTCCACGTCAGTCTGGACCTGGACTGGCTCGATCCGGCCCACGCCCCCGGCGTCGGGACGCCCGTCCGCGGCGGCGTCACCTATCGCGAGGCGCACTCGGCGCTCGAAACCGTCGCCGATCACCACGACCGACACGACTCGCTGCGATCGATGGACGTCGTCGAGGTCAATCCGATCCTCGACGAGTCCAACGAGACCGCCTCCGTCGCCACCGAAGTCGTCGCCAGCGCGTTCGGCAAACGCACCCTGTAG
- a CDS encoding metal-dependent transcriptional regulator, whose protein sequence is MMLSDVMEDYLKVIYQLERDGDDRVRTSEIADELDVTSPTVTSMVEKLEDRGLLDREKYSGVTLTEEGATVAIEVVRHHRLLEAYLAEHLDYDWADVHEEADRLEHHISENFEARLAEALDDPAVDPHGSPIPGADLEPPTPPSGEVLAAFDPGDVVVVEEVADDDPEMLCYLSERGVEPGVELEITEVAPFGMVTARPVDGDRELSLPEDVAGRVRVREPVDART, encoded by the coding sequence ATGATGTTGAGCGACGTCATGGAAGATTACCTCAAGGTCATTTACCAGCTAGAACGCGACGGGGACGACCGCGTACGGACGTCCGAAATCGCCGACGAGCTGGACGTGACGTCGCCGACAGTGACCAGCATGGTCGAAAAACTCGAAGATCGCGGCCTGCTCGACCGCGAGAAGTACAGCGGGGTCACGCTGACCGAGGAGGGGGCGACGGTCGCGATCGAGGTCGTCAGACACCACCGACTCCTCGAGGCCTATCTCGCCGAACACCTCGATTACGACTGGGCGGACGTCCACGAGGAAGCCGACCGCCTCGAGCACCACATCAGCGAAAACTTCGAAGCGCGACTCGCTGAGGCGCTCGACGATCCGGCCGTCGACCCGCACGGCTCGCCCATTCCCGGCGCCGACCTCGAACCGCCGACGCCCCCGTCGGGCGAGGTCCTCGCCGCGTTCGACCCCGGCGACGTGGTCGTCGTCGAGGAAGTGGCCGACGACGACCCGGAGATGCTGTGTTATCTCTCCGAACGCGGCGTCGAACCCGGCGTCGAACTGGAGATCACCGAAGTCGCTCCGTTCGGCATGGTCACGGCGCGTCCCGTCGATGGTGATCGCGAACTCTCTCTGCCCGAGGACGTCGCCGGTCGAGTCCGCGTTCGGGAACCCGTCGACGCTCGAACCTGA
- a CDS encoding Rrf2 family transcriptional regulator, with protein MSSIELTSSQKMILRALTDLHAGTEAAIKGEDIAAQVDRNPGTIRNQMQSLKALQLVEGVPGPKGGYKPTAKAYEALGVQQLDEPAPVPIAVDGEPIDDVVVEEIDLSSVHHPDLCRAEIHVQGSIDVADGDRVRVGPTPLSKLVVDGTLDGKDDTDNVLILRIEEMIAPAEESDH; from the coding sequence ATGTCATCGATCGAACTCACGTCCAGCCAGAAGATGATCTTGCGCGCCTTGACGGACTTACACGCGGGGACCGAGGCGGCCATCAAGGGCGAAGATATCGCGGCGCAGGTCGATCGCAATCCGGGGACGATCCGAAACCAGATGCAGAGTCTGAAAGCCCTCCAGCTGGTCGAGGGCGTCCCCGGCCCGAAAGGGGGCTACAAACCGACCGCAAAGGCCTACGAGGCCCTCGGCGTCCAGCAACTCGACGAACCGGCGCCCGTCCCCATCGCGGTCGACGGCGAGCCGATCGACGACGTCGTCGTCGAGGAGATCGACCTCTCGAGCGTCCACCACCCCGACCTCTGCCGGGCCGAGATCCACGTCCAGGGGTCGATCGACGTCGCAGACGGAGATCGCGTTCGCGTCGGCCCGACGCCGCTCTCGAAACTCGTCGTCGACGGCACCCTCGACGGGAAGGACGACACCGACAACGTCCTCATCCTCCGCATCGAGGAGATGATCGCGCCCGCCGAGGAGTCCGACCACTGA
- the gyrA gene encoding DNA gyrase subunit A, with protein sequence MSSEAPDPTDVDARTVETVRIEDEMEQSYIDYAMSVIAGRALPDVRDGLKPVHRRILYAMHEMGVTSGSSHRKSSSVVGETMGDYHPHGDSPIYDALVRMAQDFSMRYPLVDGQGNFGSMDGDPPAAPRYTEARMAPIAEELLTDIEKDTIDFQANYDDRLQEPTVLPSAFPNLLVNGSSGIAVGMSTNIPPHNLGEVIDATIELIENPEATVEDLMEHVKGPDFPTGANIVGRDAIYSAYKTGRGRIRVRAEFEVEDWKPDRDRIVITELPYQQNKAKLVERIADDVNEGVIEGISDLRDESDRNGVRIVVELKRGANTEIVKNRLLENHLEKTFGVINLALVDGQPQVLTLKETLEEYVSHRREVVRRRSEHDLAEAEERAHILEGRLKALDMIDDVVELIRNSENRDEARTGLENEFGFSEMQAAHIVRMQLGSLTNMEAAEIKEEYEDVQAEIEHLTEILENESRLLEVITDELRAIKDEYDDDRRTSIIEDVGTVTHEDLIPEEEVLIVMTEDDYVKRMPVSNFDPQGRGGKGIIGCDVKEGDRVTTVFQANTHDYLLCFTNQGQVYQLKAYEIPEMSRTARGKSAVNILDLDPGEELTAIVDTDAFGDDEYVTMVTRNGYVKRTCGDEFDNILTTGIIAASLEAGDALVDVEVTDGTKDLVIGTERGMTIRFDETEARAMGRNARGVNGIDLEDGDAVAGLVATDAGDDRALLTVTENGYGKRTLLSEYRTQSRYGKGLIDIKTEDRNGPVTALKAVTPEDHLVIMSERGQIMRTRAGEISTVGRNTMGVTVMDVDSEDAVASVDVLSLAPDGSDSE encoded by the coding sequence ATGAGTTCTGAAGCCCCGGATCCGACGGACGTCGACGCCCGGACGGTCGAGACCGTTCGGATCGAAGACGAGATGGAGCAGAGTTACATCGACTACGCGATGAGCGTCATCGCGGGACGGGCCCTGCCGGACGTGCGGGACGGGCTGAAACCCGTCCACCGGCGGATTCTGTACGCGATGCACGAGATGGGCGTCACCAGCGGGTCGAGTCACCGCAAGTCCTCGTCCGTGGTGGGCGAGACGATGGGTGACTACCACCCCCACGGCGACAGTCCGATCTACGACGCGCTGGTGCGGATGGCCCAGGACTTCTCGATGCGCTACCCGCTGGTCGACGGCCAGGGCAACTTCGGGTCGATGGACGGCGACCCGCCGGCCGCCCCGCGGTACACGGAGGCCCGGATGGCCCCCATCGCCGAGGAGTTGCTGACCGACATCGAGAAGGACACGATCGACTTCCAGGCGAACTACGACGATCGCCTGCAGGAACCGACGGTGCTTCCCTCGGCGTTTCCCAACCTGCTGGTCAACGGCTCGTCGGGGATCGCGGTCGGCATGTCGACGAACATCCCGCCGCACAACCTCGGCGAGGTGATCGACGCGACGATCGAGTTGATCGAGAACCCCGAGGCCACCGTCGAGGACCTGATGGAGCACGTCAAAGGGCCCGACTTCCCGACGGGGGCGAACATCGTCGGCCGGGACGCCATCTACTCGGCGTACAAGACCGGCCGCGGTCGCATCCGCGTCCGCGCGGAGTTCGAGGTCGAAGACTGGAAACCCGATCGCGATCGCATCGTCATCACGGAGCTGCCCTACCAGCAGAACAAGGCGAAGCTGGTCGAGCGGATCGCCGACGACGTCAACGAGGGCGTCATCGAGGGGATCTCCGACCTGCGCGACGAGTCCGACCGCAACGGCGTCCGGATCGTCGTCGAACTCAAGCGCGGCGCGAACACGGAGATCGTCAAGAACCGGCTGCTCGAGAACCACCTCGAGAAGACCTTCGGCGTCATCAATCTCGCGCTGGTCGACGGGCAACCGCAGGTCCTGACGCTGAAGGAGACCCTGGAGGAGTACGTCTCCCACCGCCGCGAGGTCGTCCGCAGACGCTCCGAACACGACCTCGCCGAAGCCGAAGAGCGCGCCCACATCCTCGAAGGGCGGCTCAAGGCGCTCGACATGATCGACGACGTGGTCGAACTCATCCGCAATTCCGAGAACCGCGACGAGGCCCGCACCGGCCTCGAGAACGAGTTCGGCTTCTCCGAGATGCAGGCGGCCCACATCGTCCGCATGCAACTCGGCAGCCTCACCAACATGGAGGCCGCCGAGATAAAGGAGGAGTACGAGGACGTCCAGGCCGAAATCGAGCACCTGACCGAGATCCTGGAGAACGAATCGCGGTTGCTCGAGGTCATCACGGACGAGCTCCGGGCGATCAAGGACGAGTACGATGACGATCGGCGCACCTCGATCATCGAGGACGTCGGCACCGTCACGCACGAGGATCTCATTCCCGAAGAAGAGGTCCTCATCGTCATGACCGAGGACGATTACGTCAAGCGCATGCCCGTCTCGAACTTCGACCCGCAGGGTCGCGGCGGGAAGGGCATCATCGGCTGCGACGTCAAGGAGGGCGATCGGGTGACGACCGTCTTCCAGGCCAACACCCACGACTACCTGCTCTGTTTCACCAATCAGGGCCAGGTCTACCAGCTCAAGGCCTACGAGATCCCCGAAATGAGCCGGACGGCCCGGGGCAAGTCCGCGGTCAACATCCTCGACCTCGATCCGGGCGAGGAACTCACGGCCATCGTCGACACGGACGCCTTCGGCGACGACGAGTACGTGACGATGGTCACGCGAAACGGCTACGTCAAGCGGACCTGCGGCGACGAGTTCGACAACATCCTCACGACGGGCATCATCGCCGCCTCGCTCGAGGCGGGCGACGCGCTCGTCGACGTCGAGGTGACCGACGGCACGAAAGACCTCGTCATCGGGACCGAGCGGGGCATGACCATCCGCTTCGACGAGACCGAAGCGCGCGCGATGGGGCGCAACGCCCGCGGCGTCAACGGCATCGATCTCGAGGACGGCGACGCCGTCGCCGGGCTCGTCGCCACGGACGCCGGCGACGACCGCGCCCTGTTGACGGTCACCGAGAACGGCTACGGCAAGCGAACGCTCCTCTCCGAGTACCGCACCCAGTCGCGCTACGGCAAGGGTCTCATCGACATCAAGACCGAAGACCGGAACGGTCCGGTGACCGCGCTGAAGGCCGTGACGCCGGAGGACCACCTGGTCATCATGAGCGAACGCGGCCAGATCATGCGAACGCGCGCGGGCGAGATCTCCACGGTCGGGCGAAACACGATGGGCGTCACCGTGATGGACGTCGACTCAGAGGACGCCGTCGCGAGCGTGGACGTCCTCTCGCTCGCTCCGGACGGCTCCGATTCGGAGTAG
- the gyrB gene encoding DNA topoisomerase (ATP-hydrolyzing) subunit B — protein sequence MSQEREYGAGQIQVLEGLEAVRKRPAMYIGSTDSRGLHHLVYEVVDNSIDEALAGHCEEITVTIHEDDSVSVVDDGRGIPVDTHEEYERPALEVILTVLHAGGKFDSKSYQVSGGLHGVGVSVVNALSERLEVTVTRDGGVYEHAFDRGEPDGDMERVADPDETDETGTAIRFWPDDEIFETLEFSYATLSNRLRELAFLNSGVAITLRDEREVDDEGVILQETFQYEGGIREFVEYINETRSPLHRDVVYFTGEEQNIHVEVAMQATEELQGSIHAFANNINTREGGTHLTGFKTALTRVVNDYANENDLLSDLDENLKGEDIREGLTAVISVKHPDPQFEGQTKTKLGNSEVRGIVEGTMHDGLATYFEENPDTAQAIVLKAVEAAKARKAAKKAEELTRRKSALDSTALPGKLADCQTRDPDEAELFIAEGDSAGGSAKQARNPDYQAILPIKGKILNVEKHRLDRILENDEIRNMITAIGAGIGDEFDIDDVRYKKIIMATDADVDGAHIRTLLLTFFYRHMRPLLEHGYVYATQPPLYRIRYRGDTYDAMTDAERDEIVEEQCNGNPSQVQRFKGLGEMNPEQLWDTTMNPENRILKRVSVEDAAAADRMFSILMGDAVGPRKEFIKENAPEAEWVDI from the coding sequence ATGTCACAGGAACGCGAGTACGGCGCCGGCCAAATCCAGGTCCTCGAGGGGCTGGAGGCCGTGCGGAAGCGGCCGGCGATGTACATCGGCTCTACCGACTCACGCGGACTCCACCATCTGGTCTACGAGGTCGTGGACAACTCCATCGACGAGGCGCTCGCGGGCCACTGCGAGGAGATCACCGTCACGATCCACGAGGACGACTCCGTCAGCGTGGTCGACGACGGCCGCGGGATCCCCGTCGACACGCACGAGGAGTACGAACGCCCGGCTCTGGAGGTCATCCTCACCGTCCTCCACGCCGGCGGGAAGTTCGACAGCAAGTCCTACCAGGTCTCCGGCGGCCTCCACGGCGTCGGCGTCTCCGTCGTCAACGCCCTCTCCGAGCGCCTCGAGGTGACCGTCACCCGCGACGGCGGCGTCTACGAGCACGCCTTCGACCGCGGCGAACCCGACGGCGACATGGAGCGCGTCGCCGACCCCGACGAAACTGACGAGACCGGGACCGCCATCCGCTTCTGGCCCGACGACGAGATCTTCGAGACGCTCGAGTTCTCCTACGCCACCCTCTCGAATCGGCTTCGCGAACTCGCGTTTCTCAACTCCGGCGTCGCGATCACGCTGCGGGACGAACGCGAGGTCGACGACGAGGGTGTCATCCTCCAGGAGACCTTCCAGTACGAGGGCGGCATCCGCGAGTTCGTCGAGTACATCAACGAGACGCGATCGCCGCTACACCGCGACGTGGTCTACTTCACCGGCGAAGAGCAGAACATCCACGTCGAAGTCGCCATGCAGGCGACCGAGGAACTCCAGGGGTCGATCCACGCCTTCGCCAACAACATCAACACGCGAGAGGGCGGGACGCACCTCACCGGGTTCAAAACGGCGCTGACTCGCGTCGTCAACGACTACGCGAACGAGAACGACCTCCTCTCGGACCTCGACGAGAACCTCAAGGGCGAGGACATCCGAGAGGGACTGACCGCCGTCATCTCCGTCAAGCACCCGGATCCCCAGTTCGAGGGCCAGACGAAGACCAAACTCGGCAACAGCGAGGTCCGGGGGATCGTCGAGGGCACGATGCACGACGGGCTGGCGACGTACTTCGAGGAGAACCCGGACACGGCCCAGGCGATCGTCCTGAAGGCCGTCGAGGCGGCGAAGGCGCGCAAGGCCGCGAAGAAGGCCGAAGAGCTCACGCGCCGGAAGTCCGCGCTGGATTCGACCGCGCTGCCCGGCAAACTCGCGGACTGCCAGACGCGCGATCCGGACGAGGCCGAGCTCTTCATCGCGGAGGGCGATTCCGCCGGCGGCAGCGCGAAACAGGCCCGCAACCCCGACTACCAGGCCATCCTCCCGATCAAAGGCAAGATCCTGAACGTCGAGAAACACCGCCTCGATCGCATCCTCGAGAACGACGAGATCCGCAACATGATCACCGCCATCGGGGCGGGCATCGGCGACGAGTTCGACATCGACGACGTCCGGTACAAGAAGATCATCATGGCGACCGACGCCGACGTCGACGGCGCCCACATCCGCACCCTGCTGCTGACGTTCTTCTACCGCCACATGCGCCCGCTGCTCGAACACGGTTACGTCTACGCCACCCAGCCGCCGCTGTACCGCATCCGGTATCGCGGCGACACCTACGACGCCATGACCGACGCCGAGCGCGACGAGATCGTCGAGGAACAGTGCAACGGCAATCCCTCGCAGGTCCAGCGCTTCAAGGGCCTCGGCGAGATGAACCCCGAGCAGCTCTGGGACACGACGATGAACCCCGAGAACCGCATCCTCAAGCGCGTCTCCGTCGAGGACGCCGCCGCGGCCGACCGCATGTTCTCGATCCTGATGGGCGACGCCGTCGGCCCGCGCAAGGAGTTCATCAAGGAGAACGCCCCCGAGGCCGAGTGGGTGGATATATGA